The Leptolyngbya sp. CCY15150 nucleotide sequence GTTTGAGTGACGGATAGGTAATACGTACTGTATTGCCTCTGACACTTTCTACTATGGAGTCTGAAGATGAGCGTTTCATGAGTTTCAGTTAAGAGTCTTGCCCAGATACGTCTCATATTGATACGGGGCGATCGCTCTCTTGTCGTTTAAGGGCTGAGATTAGCGCTAGTTGCTGGTAGTGGCTGGTGGGGTGAAGGTGCATTCTACGGTGACTTTGACGTTGCAGGCGGCGGTGCCGTTGGCGATGTAGGGAATGCCGGCTTTGACGTCTACGTTGACGCCAAATTCCATGGTGACTTTTGAGACGTTGGCGGTCGCGACGTCGTAGAAGGAGTCTTTGATGGCGTTGAGGGTGTAGCTGGTGTAGCTGCGGATGGTGGTGCTGAGGGTTTGGATGGGGGTGGGGTGACTGGGTGGAGTGGGGCGACGAGGATCCCATAGGGGTGATTTTTGTCCGCCTCGCACTGCTTCTTCGGGTTCTTCAGGTTCTTCAGGGGCGAGGTTGAGATCGGAGGTGTCGATGTCGTCTGCGGCTTCGACATAAATGATGGTATTGTCGTCAATCTGTACGGGTTGCAGTTTTTTCATGGCTATACTGGTGAGGATTGCAACAGTGCTGCTCTAGTGAAGCACATCTAGTTCAAGGTGTCCTGTTGGCTATGGTTCGAGATGCCCTTGTGGTCGGCATTAATACGTATAAGCATATTAAGTCGCTTCAGGCTCCAGCCCATGACGCGGAGGCGATCGCTCATCTCTTGTCAGAGTACGGTGAGTTTCAAGTGAAGCGCTTGCCGGAAACTGTAGAACAGAAGCAGCTTCGGGTGGGAAAAAAGACCTCCGTATCGCAAGATGATCTTGAAGAGGCTCTAATTCGCTTGTTCAATCCTGAGGGGTCTAGCATTCCAGATACCGCACTATTCTACTTCTCAGGGCATGGAATGCGGGTGAGCAAGGGCGGTGTTTCAGAAGGGTTTTTAGTGACGAATGATGGGGATAAACGCTGCTGGGGTGTCAGTTTTAAATGGTTACAAGAACTGCTGGCTAAAAGTCCTGTTCAGCAGAAAGTTGTCATCCTTGATTGTTGCCATTCTGGAGAGTTCATAACGTCTCTAAATCTTCTCAGTTCGTCATCTTGGCAAGGACGCGATCGCTTCTTCATTGCGGCATCCCGTGAGTTTGAATCCTCTTGGGAAGACCTTGAATCTCCTTTAAGTACCGTAACCAAAATCTTGGTCGATGGACTGGATCCATGTCGCCATCAAAAGCCAATTTTTAGAAGCACAGATCTAGATCAATATCTGTACGATCATTTGGCTGGAGTGACCCAACGTCCCATTGTTGAACGTGTTGGAGAACCTATTATCCTTGTCCGTACGTCTTCCACGATGGTCAGTGAGTCGGGGACAGAAAATTTTTTAGCCGGGGAACTGCCCCCTGTGTCATCAAAACAACCGATTCCAGGATCAGCATCTAATCTCGTACCTGTTCAGTCAGAGTGTGACACCACACAAGCACTTGAGCCTCCAAACTTATGTCATCTTGTCGTTACGCTCTTTTGGGAACAGCAGAGTAGCCGCAAAGTACGTGTTCATCCCAAACTTTACTATCGAGAAAGAAGTACTAACCAAGTCGTACAAAAACCATTGATGGAAGATAACCCGTCTGTTGGTCTAGACTATTTTCCGCAGTTTCTAGACGAATTGGTTAAGTTCACCGCTAGAGATTTATCAGGAGAATTCCCTGATCCATTACAACCTTGGCTATTATCGATCAAGTTGTTTGTTCCGATTGATTTATTAGGTGATCCGCTACATACCTGGTGTGGTAGAGCAGCAGATATCTTTACCCATTATTCTATTGTTGTGGGTTGCTCTGATCGCTTCAATGCTGATCATTCCGGTGCGGCAGAGTTGCACAATCAACTTAAACTTGGCTGGCAACGGTTTCAAGCCAATATCCCCGATGGTGATGCTGCCTGCCTAACCCATCTCAACTGGCTGGATTCTGACCAGGCGCACATGAGTCGCTTGGAAGACCATTCAGGATTTCGCTGTTTTGGTGATTGGCTGGGCCCTGGAGAGCAGTATCTTGAGGGTTGGGAGAAGTTAGTGCGATCAGGAATTCCCATCGCGCTGTGGATGTGTGAGGGAGAGGGAGGAGCTGAGCGATCAGATCGCGATGAAACCTTTAATTGCTTAATTGCCCACTCTCGATTTCAATTTCTAGATGAACTTCCAAGAACTCGCGATCGTCAGCGGATCACCAGTCAAATGTGTGTCGGGGTATTCTACGAAGATCCAACCTATGTGCCAGATATCCCTCGGAAGAAAACCCAATTTTTTGCTTGGCCAAGTGCTTAGATCGTTTGCTGGAGACCTACCATGACCACTAACCCATGGACATTATTTCAAGGCAATGGGCGATCGCTTCCCCTAACTCAGATGCCCGAAGCGCCTGCTTGGCGGAGTTTTATGACGGATGAGGACTTTGGAGCGGAGGAAGCCTCTAGTGAAAAGCGCTGGCAGAAAGTCCAAGACTTAGCTGAGACTGACATTCGCGGCAAGGAGAGGGGGGAAAGCTTTCGGCTGGATGATGGCGATACGGATGTTCTGAACGCGGTGAATGCAGCACTGCATCTGCGGCGACCGCTGTTGGTGACAGGCAAGCCGGGGTCGGGCAAAACATCGTTGGCCTATGCCGTAGCCCATGAGCTGAAGTTAGGCGTGGTTTTGTCTTGGGCGGTGAGTGCCCGATCGCTGGTTCGAGACGCCCTATATCAGTATGATGCGATCGCTCGTTTGCAAGATGCCCAACTCAAGCGGGAGCGGGCCATGGGTGACTATATCCGCCTTGGCCCTTTGGGTACGGCATTTCTACCCTCTCACCTTCCCCGAGTGTTGCTGATCGACGAGATTGATAAGTGCGATATTAACTTGCCCAATGACCTTCTGAATCTGTTTGAAGAAGGGCGGTATGAAATTCCTGAGCTGGTGCGTTGCAAGGATGAGCCAGGTTTAGATACCGTTAGCGTTCGGACAGCAGATGCGGATGTTTCGGCTGATGTTCGAGGGGGACGCGTGTTTTGTCGTGAATTTCCGTTTGTGGTGATGACTAGCAATGGGGAGCGAGATTTTCCGCCTGCATTTTTGCGCCGCTGCCTGCGGTTACGGATGCCTGATCCTAGCCAGAGACCCAAGGCCCTAGAGCGCATTGTGGAAGCACACCTCAAACGAGGACAGGATGAAGCCCGCTGGGGCGATATGCAGCAAGAAGTCACAGCGTTGGTTGAGCGATTTGTGGCTAAGGGCAAGGAGCAAACGGCGGATGTGGCGACGGATCAGCTCTTAAACGTGGTCTATTTGTTGACTCGCGAGGTGCAGCCGGGGCAGGATCAGCGAGAACAGCTTCAAGCCCTGCTGTTGAAAGGCTTGAGTGAGGAGGATTAGTTATCGAACCCTGCCTAAGTCCGTCGTTGCAACAGTTGATCTCGACCCTGAACCAGCGTGGGCTGACGGGGCGGGAAATTGCTGATGCCATTTGGCTGATGACGCGCATAGCGGGCGAGCTGGAAGAGCCAGAGCCAGAGTTGCAGTCTCTGGAACAGGATGATTGGGTAGATGACGGTGTAGAAGACAACGAACATCTAGAAGAACATCTAGCAGATGATGAATACCCAGAAGATGAATATCTAGAAGATGATGAAGGACTGGAAGAGCCTATCCCTCCGGAGCCTGAGGCGGAACTGGTACCAGAACCCATGGAACGTCCATCTTTGGCATTTCCGGATACCTACAGGCCGATTCCCGTTCCCGATGCACCAGCAATTGCTCACACGCTTCAGCTAGCGCGATCGCTCCGTCCCCTGGCTCGTCAGATAGCCGCTGGGTTGGCAACGGTGATCGATGAGGGAGCAACGGCGGAACGGATTGCAGAAGCAGGCGTATGGCAGCCGGTACTCCAGCCGGCATCGGAGCTATGGTTTGATGTTGCCTTGGTGTTTGATGCTAGTCTTTCCATGTGTTTATGGCAGCGTCTAGAGAAAGATTTGCGGCAATTTTTGTCGCGCTATGGTGTGTTCCGGGATGTGCGAGTGTGGTATGTGCAGCATGGTACTAATCGGTTGGAGCTTACGTCACGCAATGGCATTTCTCACAGGCCCAAGGAGCTGTTGACGGGCGATCGCCGTCGAATGGTGGTTATGGTCAGTGATTGTGTGGCTCCGGCTTGGCATGATGGCAGGATGAAAAACTTGATGGCGATTTGGTCTGCTGCGTTGCCGACGGTGATCTGTCAGGTCTTTCCAGAACGGCTATGGGCCAGGACGGCACTGACGCGATCGGTGGTGGTGGAGCTTCAGGCGAAGCAGGCTGGTTTACCAAGCGATCGCCTGGATCCTAAGGCGCGATCGTATTGGGATCGGGGACGGGTGCAGGCGGCTGTTGGGGTAGGGATGATGCGATTGCCGGTGGTCACCCTTGAACCAGATTCCCTAGCCGACTTGGCTCGGGTGGTGGCAGGGCGGCAGGGGCAGGTGTTGGGGGTTGTGTGGGATGCGGAACCGGCCATGATATCGGGGGCTGAACCGTCAGCATCCGATGCAGCAGAACTCACAGAGATCGTGGATGATTTTTTGCTGTTGGCACCTCCCACGGCGCGCCATTTGGCCACTCTGCTGGCTTCTGCACCGGTGATTACGCTGCCCATTGTGCGATTGATCAGGCAAGCGATGCTGCCCCGTGCGAATGCGGTTCATGTGGCGGAAGTGCTCATGAGCGGTTTATTCCAGGTTAGTAGCGGTACTGTACCGACGGTGGAAAATGCGGAGCGTGTTGTTTATGAGGTGCTGGATGAAGCTGTCCGTCAGCGCTTGAGAGGTGGGTCTTTGGTGATGGATGCGATCAACGTAGTGGAGGCAGTATCGCAGTATGTGGCGAAGGGGTTAGGAAAGTCAGTATCAGAGTTTCGGGCCTTGTTGAGAATGCCAGGGACAGGGCAGAATCAACAGGAAACGGAGTTTTTAGCTGCCTTTGCCACGGTCACAGCGACAATTTTGCGGGGCTTGGGCAGTGAGTTTGA carries:
- a CDS encoding CU044_2847 family protein encodes the protein MKKLQPVQIDDNTIIYVEAADDIDTSDLNLAPEEPEEPEEAVRGGQKSPLWDPRRPTPPSHPTPIQTLSTTIRSYTSYTLNAIKDSFYDVATANVSKVTMEFGVNVDVKAGIPYIANGTAACNVKVTVECTFTPPATTSN
- a CDS encoding caspase family protein; the encoded protein is MVRDALVVGINTYKHIKSLQAPAHDAEAIAHLLSEYGEFQVKRLPETVEQKQLRVGKKTSVSQDDLEEALIRLFNPEGSSIPDTALFYFSGHGMRVSKGGVSEGFLVTNDGDKRCWGVSFKWLQELLAKSPVQQKVVILDCCHSGEFITSLNLLSSSSWQGRDRFFIAASREFESSWEDLESPLSTVTKILVDGLDPCRHQKPIFRSTDLDQYLYDHLAGVTQRPIVERVGEPIILVRTSSTMVSESGTENFLAGELPPVSSKQPIPGSASNLVPVQSECDTTQALEPPNLCHLVVTLFWEQQSSRKVRVHPKLYYRERSTNQVVQKPLMEDNPSVGLDYFPQFLDELVKFTARDLSGEFPDPLQPWLLSIKLFVPIDLLGDPLHTWCGRAADIFTHYSIVVGCSDRFNADHSGAAELHNQLKLGWQRFQANIPDGDAACLTHLNWLDSDQAHMSRLEDHSGFRCFGDWLGPGEQYLEGWEKLVRSGIPIALWMCEGEGGAERSDRDETFNCLIAHSRFQFLDELPRTRDRQRITSQMCVGVFYEDPTYVPDIPRKKTQFFAWPSA
- a CDS encoding MoxR family ATPase translates to MTTNPWTLFQGNGRSLPLTQMPEAPAWRSFMTDEDFGAEEASSEKRWQKVQDLAETDIRGKERGESFRLDDGDTDVLNAVNAALHLRRPLLVTGKPGSGKTSLAYAVAHELKLGVVLSWAVSARSLVRDALYQYDAIARLQDAQLKRERAMGDYIRLGPLGTAFLPSHLPRVLLIDEIDKCDINLPNDLLNLFEEGRYEIPELVRCKDEPGLDTVSVRTADADVSADVRGGRVFCREFPFVVMTSNGERDFPPAFLRRCLRLRMPDPSQRPKALERIVEAHLKRGQDEARWGDMQQEVTALVERFVAKGKEQTADVATDQLLNVVYLLTREVQPGQDQREQLQALLLKGLSEED
- a CDS encoding formylglycine-generating enzyme family protein; amino-acid sequence: MQQLISTLNQRGLTGREIADAIWLMTRIAGELEEPEPELQSLEQDDWVDDGVEDNEHLEEHLADDEYPEDEYLEDDEGLEEPIPPEPEAELVPEPMERPSLAFPDTYRPIPVPDAPAIAHTLQLARSLRPLARQIAAGLATVIDEGATAERIAEAGVWQPVLQPASELWFDVALVFDASLSMCLWQRLEKDLRQFLSRYGVFRDVRVWYVQHGTNRLELTSRNGISHRPKELLTGDRRRMVVMVSDCVAPAWHDGRMKNLMAIWSAALPTVICQVFPERLWARTALTRSVVVELQAKQAGLPSDRLDPKARSYWDRGRVQAAVGVGMMRLPVVTLEPDSLADLARVVAGRQGQVLGVVWDAEPAMISGAEPSASDAAELTEIVDDFLLLAPPTARHLATLLASAPVITLPIVRLIRQAMLPRANAVHVAEVLMSGLFQVSSGTVPTVENAERVVYEVLDEAVRQRLRGGSLVMDAINVVEAVSQYVAKGLGKSVSEFRALLRMPGTGQNQQETEFLAAFATVTATILRGLGSEFEAMAERLLAPEPSDPVSDNEQEFPGFPPLEDFSFDVATVIEDVEEPPSFPNIPTLQRLYSHAATLQRVGRRWEITYQLASGWHYVEQLPKKISIEMVAIPSGRFLMGSPEGEGEDRERPQHEVTVPPFFMGRYPITQAQWWAVAVMPKVKQDLETDPSRFKGNTRPVERVTWQDAIEFCARLSVHTGRSYSLPSEAEWEYACRAGTTTPFHFGETISPKVANYDGTRIYGDGPKGEYRKETTPVGQFEVANAFGLCDMHGNVWEWCLDSWHGNYEGAPTDGSAWDADGARDRRVRRGGSWGINPRFCRSAYCNYDIPVVRFNDFGFRVVCHV